The sequence TCCCAGCGCCCGGCGTCCACCGAGAAGCCGCCCTGGATGTGGGTGTGGCCGAAGAAGGTGATGGCGACTTCGGTCTCGGTAAGGGGCTCGACCGCGTCGCGCACCACGATGAGGTAGTCGTCCTCGTCGAGGGGCGAGCCGTGGACGCAGTGCACGCCCTCCACCCCGGGCAGCGGGACCGGACCGGCGGGCAGCGCCTTCAGCCACTCCAGGTTCTCCGGGGTGAGATTCTGCTTGGTCCACAGCGCGGAGAGCCCGGCGATGGGGTTGAAGCTCTCGATGCCCATCACTCCGGCACAGGCCTTGTCGTGGTTGCCGCGGACGACCAGGCCGCCCAGGGCGCGCGAGCGGTCGGTGGCCTCGTTGGGGCTGGCGCCATAGCCCACGATGTCGCCCAGGTTGACGATGGCGTCGTACTGGGGCGCGGCCGCCAGGCAGGCCTCCAGGCCCTCCTGGTTGGCGTGGATGTCACTGATAAAGAGTATGCGCACGCGGGTTGATCGATGGGAGAAGAGCGATTATAGCAGCTAGCCCTGCTCCCTTCCGACCACCGGGCAGCGCGCCCGGTGCCCGGGTGCGACCTCGACCAGCGGCGGCAGGGCGCGCGCGCACTCGGGGACGCGCAGGCCGCAGCGCGGCTCGAAGGCGCAGCCGGGAGGCAGCGCGGTGAGCGGCGGCACTGTGCCTTCCACCGTCTCCAGCGGCCGCCCGCGCTGGCTGCGCAGGGTGGGCACCGCCTGGAGCAGCCCGCGGGTGTAGGGATGGATCGGGGCGCGGAAGACCTCGGCCGCCGGGCCGGTCTCTACCACGCTGCCGCCGTACATCACCGCCACCCGCTCGGCCACTTGCGAGACCACGGCCAGGTCGTGGGAGATGAACAGCATCGCCAGGCCCAGCTTGCGGCGCAATTCGGCCAGCAGTTCCAGGATCTGCGCCTGGATGGTGACGTCGAGGGCGGTGGTGGGCTCGTCGGCGATGAGCAGTTGCGGCCGGTTGACGATGGCCATGGCGATCATGATGCGCTGGCGCATGCCGCCGGAGAGCTGGTGGGGGTAGTCGCGCGCCCGCCGCTCCGCATCCTTCAGCCCCACGTCTTTCATGGCCTCGATCGCCCGCCGCCACGCCTCGGCCTTGCTGATCTTGGCCGACGACCGAGGGCCGATGGCCGACGACTCGCCATGCGCCCGCACCGCCTCCGCCACCTGCTCGCCCACCCGCATCACCGGGTTGAGCGCGGTCATGGGCTCCTGGAAGATCATGGAGATGCCGGCGCCGCGCACCTGCCGCATCTCCTCCTCGGGGGCGGCGAGCAGGTCGCGCCCCTGGAAGCGGATCGCGCCCGTGACCCGCGCCTGCGGGGGCAGCAGGCGCAGCAGCGCCAGCGCGCTGACCGACTTGCCCGAGCCCGACTCCCCCACCAGCCCCAGGGCCTCGCCCCGGTCCAGCGTGAGCGAGGTTTCGCGCACCGCCGGCAGCCACACCCCGCCCACGGGGAACTCCACCCGCAGGCCGCGCACCTCGAGCAGCTTCTCGCTCACGCGCCTATGCTATCGGAGATTCGGGGATTTGGTGACTTGCTGACTGGGTGATTGTCTCGGCGGTCTCAGCGTTCCCGGCGTTGAAAACGATTTTCAAGATCCGCGCCGGGGCTGATTCTCGCCGCGATTTGCACACTGCCGGCGCTGCCATCGTCCATGCAGGGTGCGCGCGGGGACGCGGGAAAATCGCCCGCCACGCGCCGCCGCCGCGGGTTCGTGTCTCCGCCTGCACCATTTCCCGGCACCCGCCTGTGGACGGGCCGCACTCGGCTGAAAACACAGCACTTGCAGGCGCGTATTTTCTCTTGACGGAAAAACTGAGAGGAGTAAAACGTCCCTCGTTCTTTGACAACTTCTTGAGTTTTCCCGGTTGGCGCGGCGTCCGGGGCTCGAGCCGAGGTCACGGGTTCGCTGTCACAGGCGGGCACGGAGGGCCGGCAAGGGTCTATAGCAACGCGCTGGTCGAGGGGAACGGGAAGATTCGTCAGAGGCAAGATAGGATCCCGAGGCGCTGGACCGGTTTTTCCGGTTGGCGGCGAGCCCGGAGCCCAAGCTGAAGGCCTCGAGCCTTCTTAAAGATCGCAGGCGGTGGCCGCAAGGTCGCAGCCAGCGCGGGTCGGCAAGGGTCTAACGCGAGCCGCTGGCCGAGCAGAATCAGACCAGCATCCCCTCGGGGTCCTTTATTTTTTCCCTCCCTGCGGCGTAGCATTGGATTGAAAGACGGTGCAAGTCTCCCCGCCCCGGCCGTTCTCCCCACAAAGGAAACCGCCATGACCGGACTTGCCGCGAACCCTCCATTCC is a genomic window of Terriglobales bacterium containing:
- a CDS encoding metallophosphoesterase family protein; the protein is MRILFISDIHANQEGLEACLAAAPQYDAIVNLGDIVGYGASPNEATDRSRALGGLVVRGNHDKACAGVMGIESFNPIAGLSALWTKQNLTPENLEWLKALPAGPVPLPGVEGVHCVHGSPLDEDDYLIVVRDAVEPLTETEVAITFFGHTHIQGGFSVDAGRWETLRPMYRTRDQAEAVELPLKREAKYLLNPGSVGQPRDGDSRAAFASFDSEAWKLTFHRVPYDVKGAQKKILAAKLPERLANRLSEGR
- a CDS encoding ABC transporter ATP-binding protein; translated protein: MSEKLLEVRGLRVEFPVGGVWLPAVRETSLTLDRGEALGLVGESGSGKSVSALALLRLLPPQARVTGAIRFQGRDLLAAPEEEMRQVRGAGISMIFQEPMTALNPVMRVGEQVAEAVRAHGESSAIGPRSSAKISKAEAWRRAIEAMKDVGLKDAERRARDYPHQLSGGMRQRIMIAMAIVNRPQLLIADEPTTALDVTIQAQILELLAELRRKLGLAMLFISHDLAVVSQVAERVAVMYGGSVVETGPAAEVFRAPIHPYTRGLLQAVPTLRSQRGRPLETVEGTVPPLTALPPGCAFEPRCGLRVPECARALPPLVEVAPGHRARCPVVGREQG